The nucleotide sequence CTACTCCCTGCCCAGGAGCTTGGCGATGCGGTCGGAGTATTCGAGCTCGGTGAGCCCCGCCTCCTCGGCCAGGTCGATGACCGGGGCGTCGTTCCACAGGGCCTCCAGACGGTAGTACTCGCGGGTCTCCGGCTGGAACACGTGCACCACGATGTCGCCGTAGTCCAGAAGCGACCACGTGCCGTCCTGCGTGCCCTCGCGGTGCAGCGGCTTGCAGCCGCCCTGCACGCGCTCGGCCTCCTCGATCTCGTCGACGATGGCCTCCACCTGGCGGTTGTTCGCCGCCGTGGCGATGACGAAGTAGTCCGTCACGCCGATGAGGTCGCGCACCTCCTGCACCATGATGTCGGTGGCCTTCTTCTCGTCGGCCGCGCGCGCCGCGATGAGGGCGCGCTCCCGCGAGGTCTTCTCTTCCATCTTCTTCGGTTCGCTCACGCTGTTCCTTTCCTCCCTTTTCGTTCGTCCGCCGCGTCGTGCGAGCGGGCGAGGTAGTAGTTCCATATCTCGATGCTCTGCGGATGGATCCGCTTGCGCCGCTCCACCAGGCTCAGGAACACGTGCCTGAACGTTGCCAGGTACAACTCCTCGAGCGGCACCCGACCTACAAGCGCGCGGATATCGTCGAGCCCCGCGTAGTCGCGCCCCGGCTCGAGGGCATCGGCCACGTAGACCACCATGTCGAGGCCGGTCATCCCCACCGCGCCGGCCGTGTGCCGCGCGATGGCCTGCACCACATCGCGCGGAAGGCATGGGAATGCGCGGGCGAGCGCCGCCGCGGCCGTGGGGCCGTGCAGCAGCCAGGGCATCTCCTCGAACACGTAGGGATCCACCGCCAGGCCCAGCTCCTCCACGCGGACGCGGATGCCGGCATCGTCGTAAGCCTTGTCCCAGTCGTGCAAAAGCCCCGCCAGCCGCGCCTTGCGCTCGTCCACGCCGTAGGTGCGTGCCAGGCGCGCGGCCGTGCCCGCCACGCCGAGCGTGTGCTCGAACCGGCGGCGCCCCAAGCGCTCGCGCAGGTCGCGCTCGCGCGCCTCGAGGAACGCGTCCGACAGCGCATCGGCGCAGCAGGCTGCCTCGTCCTCCCCGCTCATCGGCACACCCCCTCCCCGGCCTCCGGGGCGTACAGGCCGTGCGCGGCGATGTAGTCCAATACGCGCTGCATCACGAGGTAGCGGATCGAGCGACCTGCACGTACCCGCGCGCGCAGGTCGCTCGACGACACGGCCAGCGCCGTTACCTCGAGGTACGTCACGTCGAAGCGGCCGTGCTCCTCGATCTCGCGCTTCCGCTCGGCCGTGAGCGCGTAGCCCGGCCGCGTGACGGCGATGAGGCGCGCCAAGTCGGCGATGGCGGCGCTCTCCCGCCACTGCACGATGTGCGCCACGGCATCGGCCCCCGTGATGAAGAACAGCTCCACGTTTCCCGGGTAGTGGCCGCGCAGCTCGCGCAGCGTGTCCACCGTGTACGTGTCGCCGCCGCGCTCGATCTCCATCGCGCTCACGCAGAACGCCGGGTTGCTCGCCACGGCGAGGCGGCACATGGCCAGGCGGTCGGCCGCCGGCGTGACGGCGCGGTCCTTCTTGAACACGGGGTTGCCGGCCGGCACGAACACGACGGCGTCCAGCCCGAAGGCCTCGCGCGCCTGCTCGGCCGTGGCCAAATGCCCGATATGGATGGGGTCGAACGTGCCACCCATGATGCCGAGGCGGGCCGGAGCGCCGTCCTCCCCCAGGTCGTCGAACCGCTCGCAGACAACTGCCACTACGCGCGCACCTGCCCGTCGCCGCGCAGCACGTACTTGTACGACGTGAGCGCCTCGAGCGCAAACGGCCCGCGGGCGTGGAGCTTCTGCGTGGAGATGCCGATCTCGGCACCCAGGCCGAACTGGCCGCCGTCGGTGAACGCCGTGGAGGCGTTCGCGTACACGGCGGCCGCATCGACACGCGCGAGGAACGCCTCGATGGCCGCGGCGCCCGCCGGGTCGGCCGGGTCGGCCACGATGGCCTCGGAATGCTTCGTGCCGTAGCGGTTCACATGGTCCACGGCCTCGTCCACGCCGGAAACGCACCTCACGGCCAGCTCGGGCGCCAGGTACTCGGTCTCCCAGTCGTCCTCGGTCGCCGGCTCGGCCTCGATGCCGTGCGCCGCCGCCACGGCGCGGGCGCGCTCGTCGGCGTGCAGGACCACGCCCTGCTCGCGCAGGTCGGCCAGCACGGCGGGCAGGAGCGCCTCGGCCGCCGCCTCGTCCACGAGCAGCGTCTCGGCCGCGTTGCACACCCCGTAGCGGCGGCACTTCGCGTTCACCACGATGGCGCGGGCCCGCTCGAGGTCGGCGCTCCCGTGCAGGTACACGTGGCAGTTGCCCGTGCCCGTTTCGATGACCGGCACCTTCGACGTCTCCACGCAGTGGCGGATGAGCCCCGCGCCGCCGCGCGGGATGAGCACGTCCACCGTCCCATGCAGCCCCATGAGCTCGTCGGCCGCCGCGCGGTCGGTGGAGGCAACGAGGCCGATGCACCCCTGCGGCATGCCGGCTCCCTCGGCGGCGTCGGCGAGCACGCGGGCCACCGCCTCGTTCGAGCGGGCCGCCATGCTCCCGCCGCGCAGCACCGCCGCATTGCCGGACTTCAGGCAGATGCCCGCCGCGTCGGCCGTCACGTTGGGGCGCGCCTCGTACACCACGGCCACCACGCCGAGCGGCACGCTCACGCGCTCGAGCCCGATGCCGCTCTCGAGCGTGCGCGCGTCCTGCACCCGGCCGAGCGGGTCGGGCAGCACGGCCAGGTCCTCGAGCGCGGCCGCCATGCCCTCGATGCGTCCCTCGTCGAGCATAAGGCGGTCCACCAGGCTCTCCTTCGTGCCCGCCGCGCGCGCGGCCGCCACATCCTCCGCGTTCGCCGCGACGATCTCCGCCGCATGCGCGCGCAAGGCCGCCGCCATGGCCGCCAGCGCCGCGTTGCGCTCCCCGGCGCTCGTCTGCGCCAGCGCCCCGCTCGCGGCCCTCGCCGACTCGGCGATGCGCCGCACCTCCTCGCGCATGGTTTCGTCACCCATGCGATCTCCTTTCCCTTGCGCTCCCGCGCTTCACGCGCAGCGCGAAAAACACCTTGCCGGTCCGCCAACGTCAGCGAGGGACGTTCCGGTACCCGAGATTCACGGGAAGGCGGAGGCGAAGCGTACTTCAGTACGCGAGCCTTCGCATTCACGCCAAGATCGGGTGCCGGAACGTTCCGCAGCGTCGGCACGTTCCGCCGGCCATCAGGCTGGCGGAACCATCACTCGAACACGATCAGCTCGTCGCGGTGGACGAGCGGCTTGTCGGCCAGGCTTGAGAGCAGCCGGTTGCCCTGCAGCTCGGCGCGCGTGCGGCCGATGGCGAGCGCGGCCTCGTCGCACGAGAACGCCGCCTTGCCGCGGGCGAACAGGTGCCCCGAGGCGTCCTTGATGTCCACGACATCGCCCGCCCCGAAACGTCCTTCCACCGCGCTCACGCCCACCGACAGAAGCGAGCTCCCCCGGCCGACGAGCGCCGCCTTCGCGCCGTCATCGACCACGAGCGCGCCACGTGCCGCGTCGCCGAGGGCGATCCAGAGCTTCTTCGGCGTGATCTCGTGGGGCTTCTTCGCGGCGACGAAGCGGGTGCCCACGTCCTCGCCGCGCGCGGCGGCCACGATAGCACCTGCGCGGCGCCCATTGCACACGACCATGGGGATGCCCGCCACCATGAGCACGCGCGCGGCCTTGATCTTCGTTATCATGCCGCCCGAGCCCACGGTGGTGCCCGCCCCGCCCGCCACGGCCATGATCTCCGGGCCGATGGCCTCCACGCGACCGATCAGCTTCGCCTCGGGATCGAAGTGCGGGTTCGCGTCGAAAAGCCCTTCGATGTCCGAGAGGATGACCATGAGGTCGGCCTCCACCAGGCACGCGACGAGCGCCGCGAGCGTGTCGTTGTCGCCGAAGCGGATCTGCTCCACCGACACGGTGTCGTTCTCGTTCACAATGGGCACGACGCCCAAATCGAGCAGCCGGTCGAACGTGTCGCGCGCATGCAGGTACGCCTGGCGATCGGCCGTGTCGCGGCGCGTGAGCAGCACCGTGGAGGTCACGATGCCGTGGGCGGCGAACGCCTCGGCGTAGGCCGTCGAGAGCGCGCTCTGCCCCACCGACGCGGCCGCCTGCAGGCTCGGCATGTCATGCGGCCGCTTCTCTATGCCGAGGCGCTCGAGGCCGCAGGCGATGGCCGCCGACGTGACCACGACCGGATGCCATCCCGCCTCCTTGGCCTCGGCTATCTGCGCGGCCACCGCGGCCAGGTAGCCGTAGTCGATCTTGCTCTCCGACGTGGTGAGCGTCGACGAGCCTATCTTGATGACCAGGCGCTTTCCGCGCCCGCCCTCTTCAGCCCTCATCACAGGTCGAGCTCCTTGAACATATCCTCCGCCGTGCGCGCCGACTCGAAGCCGAACGCGCGCCCGACGATGCGAATCTCGTCGCCGTCCACCGCGCCGGCGCGCTCGAGCGCCGTCTCCACGCCGAGGCGCTTCAAGCGGTGCTGCAGGAAGGCGATGGCCTCCTCGTTCTCCCAGTCGGTCTGCACCACCATGCGCTCAACCTGCGGGCCTGTGACGCGGAACACGCCGCCGCCCAGGTTCAACACCTCGAAGCGCTTGTCGCGCATCTCGCGCTTGTGCTCCCACACGTGGTCGTACTGCACGTCGGCGCCCAGGTCGGCCCGCGCGGCCTCGCGCAGCTCGTGCACCTTCGTGGCGATGGCGGCCTTGAGGCCGTCGACCCCCTCGCCAGTGAGCGCGCTGATGCGGTAGAGCTTCGGGTCGACGGGGCTCGGGGCGAACTCGTCGCCGCCCGCGGCCGCGATGGAGTCCTCGCGCACGCGCGCCGCCAGCCGCTCGGCCGCCTCCTCGGTGCCGGGCACGTCTATCTTGTTCGCCACCACGATGCGCGGGCGCGCTGCCAGCTCGTCGGCGTAGAGCGCGAGCTCGCGGTTGATGATGTCGTAGTCTTCCAGCGGGTCGCGTCCCTCGTAGTCGCCCGTCAGGTCCACCACATGCACGATGAGCGCCGTGCGCTCGATGTGGCGCAGGAACTCATGTCCCAGGCCGCGCCCCTCGTGCGCGCCCTCGATGAGGCCGGGGATGTCGGCCACGACGAAGCTGTAGTCGCCCGAGCGAGCCACGCCCAGGTTCGGCACGAGCGTGGTGAACGGGTAGTCGGCGATCTTCGGGCGCGCCGCGCTCATCTTCGCGATGAGCGACGACTTGCCGGCGCTCGGCATGCCCACGAGGGCCGCGTCGGCCATGAGCTTCATCTCCAGCTCGATCCAGCCCTCCTGGGACGGCTCGCCCAGCTCGGCGAACGCGGGCGCGCGCCGGGTCGGCGTCACGAAGTGGATGTTGCCGCGGCCGCCCATGCCGCCCTCGGCCACGGTGACGCGCTCGCCGTCGTGCGTGAGGTCGGCTATGAGCTCGCCCGTCTCCTTGGACTCCTCGAAGTACTCGCGCACCACCGTGCCCACGGGCACCTTGAGCACGAGGTCCTCGCCGGTGGCGCCGTGCATGCGGCTGCCCTTGCCGTGCGTGCCGCGCTCGGCCTTGAAGTGGTGCTTGAAGCGGTACTCGATGAGCGAGGACAGGCCGGCATCGGCCTCCACCACCACGTTGCCGCCGTGGCCGCCGTCGCCGCCGTCGGGCCCGCCCTTCGGGACGTGGGCCTCGCGGCGGAACGACATGCAGCCCGCGCCGCCGTCGCCGCCCTTCACGTGTACGCGCACTTTGTCTATGAACACCTGGGCACCTCTATCTCCGTTCCGGTTCCGCATCGAGGGGAACAGGGGGACGAATTCCCTGATCTCGCAACTCGGATTGTATATGAAAAGTGCCCCCTGACGAGCAGGGGGCACGCGAAAACAGATAACGTTACGCAGTCGTGGAGCAGGTGGCTCGCCCTACGCCTCGGGGCGGACGTGCACCTTGTGCTTCGCACCCTTCGTGAACTCGATCTTGCCGTCGCACAGGGCGAACAGCGTGTCGTCCTTGCCGCGGCCGACGTTCTCGCCCGGATGGATGTGCGTGCCGCGCTGGCGAACGATGACGTTGCCCGTGTGCACCTCCTGGCCGCCGAACAACTTCACGCCGAGACGCTGCGCGTGGGAATCGCGGCCGTTGCGGCTGGAACCGAGACCCTTCTTGTGTGCCATGGTATTCCCTCCCTTGCTTTATTCGGCGTCGACGGACGCGGGCTCTTCGGCCTTCTCGGCCTTCTTCGGGGCGGCCTTCTTGGCAGCCTTCTTCTCGGCCTTGGCCGAGCCGACGGATTCGATCTCGACGCGCGTCAGCTGCTGACGATGGCCGCGCAGCTTCTTGTAGTTCTTGCGCTTCTTGAACTTGAACACGAGCTGCTTCTCGCCCTTGAACTGCTCGAGCACGATGGCCGTGACCTTCGTGGCAGCGGCCTTGGCCGGATCGGCCTCGACCTTCTCGCCGTCGACGATGCAGATGGCCTCGAGTTCGACCTTCGCGCCGACCTCGGCATCGAGCTTCTCGATGTTCAGCTTGTCTCCGGGGGCAACCTTATACTGCTTGCCGCCCGTCTTTACGATTGCGTACATGAGTGTCTCCTTGTATGAAATAAAACGCAAGGCGATAGCTTACCAGCGGGATCGTAGCAAGTCAAGGTGATCTTATGCACAATCTCCGCGTATCATCGCACTCTTTCCGATGCTGTGCCTCCACAAAGCACAACATTCATATGATAGCAGAAAATCATAGCCACACGCGGTGGCGTGGCATGTTTTTTCAGAATCTCACAGGTCCGACAAAGTCAGCGAGAAGCGCCGGGGTGTGACGGGGGGGGCCTCAGTGCGACTCCGCCCAGCTTGCCCCCCAGGACACGTCGGCCACGAGAGGCACGCAGAGCTCCGCGACGCCCTCCATCACTTCCCTCACCATCGAGGACAGCGCCTCGATCTCGCCCTCGGGCACGCTGAAGTCCAGCTCGTCGTGCACCTGCAGGAGCAACCGGGCCTTGAAGCCCTCGGCCATGAGGCGGCGCTGCACCTCGGTCATGGCCAGCTTGATGATGTCGGCGGCGCTGCCCTGCATGGGGTGGTTCATGGCCGTGCGCTCGCCGAAGCCGCGCGTGGCGGCGTTCGACGCCTTGAGCTCGGGGATATGGCGCTTGCGGCCGAACATCGTCTCCGCATAGCCCTTCGCCTTCGCCTCCTCGATCGTGGCGTCCAGGTAGGAGCGCACGCCGGGATACGCCGCGAAGTAGCGCTCGATCATCTCCTTCGCCTCGCCGAACAGGATGCCCAGGCTCTGCGACAGGCCGAACGCCTGCTGGCCGTACACGATGCCGAAGTTCACGGCCTTCGCGCGGCTGCGCAGCTCCGGCGTCACCTCCTCCACCGGCACGTCGAACACGCGCGCGGCCGTGGCGGCGTGGAAGTCCGCGCCCGAGCAGAACGCGGCCACGAGGTGCTCGTCGCCCGAGAGGTGCGCGAGCAGGCGCAGCTCGATCTGCGAGTAGTCGGCCGACAGGAACCGCTCGTCGGGCGCGAGCGGCACGAAGCTCTCGCGTATCTGGCGGCCGAACTCGGTGCGCACGGGAATGTTCTGCAGGTTCGGGTCGGACGAGGACAGGCGGCCCGTGGTGGTGACCGTCTCGTTGAAGCAGGTGTGCACGCGCCCGTCGCCTGCGCGCATGCGTGGCAGCGCGTCGATGTAGGTGGACTTGATCTTCGCCAGCTCCCGGTAGCGCAGCACGAGGGCGGGCAGCTCGTGCACGGCGCACAGCTCCTTGAGCACCGCGGCGTCGGTGGAATAGCCGCGCTGGTTCTTCTTGAGGGGCGTGAGGCCCAGCACCTCGAACAGGATGCGCGAGAGCTGCTTGGGGCTGTCGAGGTTGAACGTCTCCCCCGCCATGTCGAAGATGCGCGCCGAGAGCTCGTCGAGCTCGGCCTGCGTGCTGGCGCCGAGCTCCGCCAGGCGGTCGCAGTCGACGGCCGCGCCGGTGCGCTCCATGATGGCGAGCACGCCCACGAGCGGCAGGTCGATGTCGAAGTAGGCGCGGGTGCTGCCGTCGCGCCCGAGCGCCTCGGTGAGCGGGCCAACGAGCGTGCGGGCCGCGGCGGCCTGCACGCAGGCCAGGTCGGCCTCGGCCTTCGTCTCGGGCAGCACGCCGCCGCAGTAGGCGTCGAGCAGCGCGTCGTAGGAGTACTCCGTCACCGACGAGTTCAGCACGTAGCCGGCCAGCCCCAGGTCGAACGCGCGCATGCCCATGAGGTCGTCGTCGGATGCGAGCGCGGGCTCGGACGTGTCGGCCGGGTAGACGCGGTGCACGGCATGCTTCACGTCGAGCGCCGCGAACGAGCCCGCCGCCACGATGCGCGCGAACGCCGCGGGGCCGCCCTCGTCCTCGTAGAGCGCCGTGCCCTCCGTGGTGGAGACAGCGCACGTCAGGTCCACGTTGAAGAGCGACGCCTGCTCGGGCTCCACGAACGCCACGCCCACCGTCTCGCCGCGCGCGATGGCCGCGTCCACGAGGGCGTCGGCCTGCGCACCGGTCACGACGGGCTCCCACGACAGCGGGGCCGCCTTCTTCTCCAGCTCGCGTCCCACCAGCTTGAGCACGCGGCTCAGGTGGGCGTTGAACTGCACCTTCTTGAACGCCTCCGTCACGCGCTCCGGGTCGAACGACGGGAAGCAGCACTCCTCGAGATCGAGCGGGAAGTCCAGGTCGCACACGATGGTGGCCACCTCGCGGGAGAGGAACGCCATGTCCTTGTTGTCGACCATCCTCTCCTTCTGCTTGCCCTTGAGGTCGTCCACGTGCTCGTAGATGCCCTCCAGGTTCCCGTAGGCTTGCAGAAGCTTCGCGGCCGTCTTGTCGCCGATGCCGGGCACGCCGGGGATGTTGTCGGACGAGTCGCCCTTGAGGCCCAGGAAGTCGATGAACTGGTCGGGGCGCACGCCGTAGCGCTCCTCCACCTCGGCCGGGCCGTAGATGGCCACGTCGGTGATTCCCTTCTTCGTGGTGACGATGCGCGTCTTGTCGCTGGCCAGCTGGTAGGCGTCCTTGTCGCCCGTCACGAGCAGTGTCTCGTATCCCAGCTCCTCGTCGCGTGCGGCCACCGTGCCCAGGATGTCGTCGCCCTCCCAGCCCTTGATGCGCACGACGGGCACGTCCATGGCCTCGAGCAGCTCCTCGATGATGGGGAACTGCACCTTCAGGTCGTCGTCCATGGGCGGACGCTGCGCCTTGTACTGCTCGAGCGCTTTCATGCGGAAGGCGGGGCGGCCCGCGTCGAACGCGCAGATGATGGCGTCGGGGCTGGCCATGTCGATGAACTTGAGCAGCATGGCAAGAAAGCCGAACACGGCGTTCGTGGGCGTGCCGTCGGGGGCGTTCATCGTCTGCGGCACGGCATGGTAGGCGCGGTGCATGAGCGAGTTGCCGTCGATGACGGCGATCTTCTTCGGCATGGGCTTCCTCCGTCGCTTGAGTTTCAGATGGATTAGTATAGCGCATGCGGGCTGTCCGCTCCGGGGATGGGGCCGTGCCCAGTCGCTCGGGCAGTCCTGCTCGCGCAAAACGCCCACAGGGCGTTTTGGCTCGTGCGGAACTCGCTTGGTGGGCACGGCCCCATCCCCGGAGCTGCTTGCATCTCCTTGAAAGCATCATATGAAGCTGTATGCGAAAGGGAGGTTGCCGCTGACAGAAATCAACCAGGGAGGGGCAACTCGCTCGGTACCTTGGTGAGAGGCTCAACCTGCGAGGATCGAGTAGCTGCGGGGTTCGTTGCCCTACGACACGCCGCCTCAACCAGCAGCCCCTAGGCACTCCATAGATAGCCCACACCGCGGACGGTTTCCAGGTGCTGCGCGAGGTCGGGGCCGAGTTTTGCGCGGACGCGGCGGACGTGGACATCCACGGTGCGGCTTCCGCCGTAGTAGTCGAAGCCCCAGACGCGGCGCAAAAGCGCGTCGCGGGAGTACGTGCGGCCGGGGTGGGTCACGAGGAAGGCGAGCAGGGCGTACTCCAGGTACGTGAGGTCCAGGGGCTCGCCGGCCACGTTCACCTGATAGGTGGCCAGGTTGATGGTCAGGGCGTCCACGGCGACGAAGTCCGACGCGGAGCTCTCGTTGCCGGGCCACAGCAGCTGGCGGATGCGCGCCGCGCACTCGTCCGGGGACGCGCCGTGCACCACGAAGTCGCTCTTCACCTGCACGGGCAGGCGAAGCTCGCCCAGCTGGTCCTCGCCCACGATCACGAGGAGCGCCGCGGAGCCGTCCTCCAGAAGCAGCGACTCGGCTTGGGCCACCCTGCCCAGCGCCTCGCCGCGCGCCTCGTAGACGACCAGGTCGTAGCCGGGATGCTGCACCAGCAGGTTCTTCAGCTGCGCCGACGATCCGGCAGCCACCTCCACGTCGAGGCCCGAGAGCACCTGCTGGAACTTGTGGGCGTTGTCCAGGCTGTCCGCTACGAATATGACTGATTTCCTCATATCAAGGCCTCCGACCGTCCGTCATGGCCACGGCTACAGCACCGCCAGGTAGCGGTCGCGCTCCCACGCGCTCACGTTGCCCTGGTACTCGTTCCACTCGGCGCGCTTGGCGGCCACGAGGTAGGAGTGGATGTGGTCGCCCAGCGTCTCGCGCATGAGCGCGGACCCGGCGAACAGCTCCACGGCCTCGCCCAAGCTCTCGGGAAGCGTCTGGATGCCCTGGCGGCGCAGATCCTGGCGCGAGAGCGCGAACAGGTCCTGGTCCTCGGTGGGGGGCTGCAGCTCCAGCCCCTCCTCGATGCCCGCGAGCCCCGCCGCCAGCATGGCGGCGAAGGCCAGGTAGGGGTTCGCGGCGGGGTCGGGGCTGCGCAGCTCGATGCGGCAGGCGTCCTCGCGGTCGGGCCGGTAGCCGGGTATGCGCACGAGCGTGGAGCGGTTGCGGCTCGCCCACGACAGGTACGTGGGGGCCTCGCCCCCGCAGACGAGGCGCTTGTAAGAGTTCACGAACTGGTTCGTGACCAAGCAGAACTCGGGCGCGTACTTCAAGATGCCCGCGATATAGCGCTTCGCCACGTCCGACAGGCGGTAGCCCTGGGGGTCGTGCGCATCGAAGAACGCGTTGTTGCCGTCGAGGTCGAACAGGCTCTGGTGCACGTGCATGCCGCTTCCCGGCTCGCCCGCCATGGGCTTGGGCATGAACGAGGCGTACACGCCGTGCTTCAGCGCTATCTCCTTCACCACCAGCTTGTACGTCATCACCGCGTCGGCCATGGACAGCGCATCGGCGAAGCGCAGATCTATCTCGTGCTGCGAGGGCCCGTTCTCGTGGTGGCTGTACTCCACGGGGATGCCCATCTTCTCCAGCGTGAGCACCGTGTCGCGGCGCAGGTCGGAGGCGTAGTCGAGGCTCGTGAGGTCGAAGTAGCCACCGCGGTCGAGCACCTCGGTGCCCTCGGGCCCCTTGAAGTAGTAGAACTCCAGCTCGGGACCCACGTTGAACACATACCCCATCTCCCGGGCCTTCCCCACCGTGCGCGCCAGCACCTGGCGCGGATCGCCTTCGAACGGCAGGCCGTCGGGCGTGCGCACGTCGCAGAACATGCGGGCGACCGCGTTGGACTCGGGACGCCAGGGCAGCACCTGGAACGTGGAGGCATCGGGATAGGCGAGCATGTCGGATTCCTGCGTGCGGCAGAACCCCTCGATGCAGCTGCCGTCGAAGCCCATGCCGTCGGCGAGCGCGTCCTCGAGCTCGCCCGGCACGACGGCGAACGACTTCATGGCGCCCAGCACGTCGGTGAACCAGAAGCGCACGAAGTGCACATCGCGGCTCTTGATGGTCTTGAGGACGAAGTCCTGGTCGGGGTTCGCGGTCATGGGCGCATCCTTTCTCTCAAGGAACCATTATAACCCGCGATGTTTCGGTCTCGTTACGCAACGCCCCGGCCACGCGGCGAGGCGGCGGGAGTCCTTCGTCCCCTTGCCTGCCTTTCGCGAACCGATCGGTAACGCGCGCGTGACGAATGGAAGGCGCGCCCCCTTCGCCATGCTGGAAGGTTATACTTTAGAATCTGCCTGCGGCCATCCGCCCCGGGCGGAGCAGGCACGCGAAACGAGAGGCAAAACAACCATGATGGCAGAATACGCGGAAGCGTTGAAAAGAAACGGCATCGACTACGACGAGGCGATGGAGCGCTTCGGCGGCAACGCGGCGCTTTACGAGCGCCTTGCCCTGAAGTTCCTCGACGACGCGCACTTCGCCGCACTCGAGCAGGCATTGGCCGACGGCGACGTGGACACGGCGGTCCGCGAGGCCCATACGCTCAAGGGCGTTGCAGGAAATCTTTCGTTCACCGCGTTGTACGAGGCGGCGAGCAAGGTGAACGCAGCCTTGCGCGAGGGCGACCTCGCAGAGGCGACGGCGCTCATGGATCCCATCCGCAATGCGCACGCGGCCGTCGTCTCCGCTTTGGGCTCGCTGCGCGACGAACGCTGACCTGCGAGTCCACGAAAGGTGGCACCGATGAAGTTCTCCAACATCCTCGTACCGTTCGACAAGTCCGCACACGCCGTCCATGCGCTCGAGATCGCCAAGGGCCTCGCCGAGGAGGACCCGGCCATCCAGCTGCACGTCGTCGGCATCATCTTCCTCTCGGAGATGCCGCCCTCCCTCGGCCTGGAGGCGAACCCCTACCAGAGCGTCCCGCCGCTCACGGTCGACCCCGACCTGTACAAGCAGCTCGTCGAGGCGGCGCTTGCCCGCGAGAAGGAGGACATGGGCGCGGCTATCGGCAACCTGCTCGACGGGCTGCCGAGCCCCGTGCAGGTGCTTGCCGTGAACGCCCCTTCCGTCGTGGACGGCATCAACGACTACGCCCACGACCATGGCTGCGACCTCATCGTCATGGGCTCCCGCGGCCTGGGCGTGCTGCGCGGCATGCTGGGCAGCGTGAGCTACGGCGTCCTGCGCTCGGCGGACGTGCCGGTGCTGATAGCGAAGGAAGCGGAGAAGGAGTAGCGCGGGCTGCCCGGGCCTTCTGTTCTTGTGGAGCAGCCGGCCGCCTTGCGGGTTCTCGGCCGGCCTTTCGCCCTCCCTTGGTATAATGGCCCGGTTATGGATACCTTGACCCAGCAGAAGAAACCGGCGGAGAGCGCCGCGCGCGCACCCAAGCGCATCGCCGTCGTGACGATGGGCGTGAAGCTGGGCGACGAGACGCGCGGCTACACGCGCTTCCGCTTCCTCTCGGAGCTGCTTGCGCGCGAGGGCTTCGCCGTCGACCTCGTCACGTCCACGTTCCAGCATTGGGAGAAGGCGCAGCGCGATTGCTCGAAGCCCTGCTACCAGGGCCTTCCCTACCGCATCGTGTTCATCGAGGAGCCGGGCTACACGAAGAACCTCGACCTCGGGCGCATCCGCAGCCACCGCGTTGCCGCCAAGAACCTGCGCGAGCACTTCGCAAAGAACGCCGGCGCCTACGATCTTGTGTACGCGGAGATCCCGCCCAACGACGTCGCGCGCGTCTGCGCCGAGGCGGCCGAGGCGCAGGGCATCCCCTTCGTGGCCGACATCAACGACCTGTGGCCCGAGGCCATGCGCATGGTGGTGGACATCCCCGTGGTGAGCGATGTGGCGTTCTACCCGTTCGCGCGCGACGCGAAGCGCGTCTACCAGCTGCTCTCCGGCGCCGTGGGCACCTCCGACGAGTACGCTGCCCGCCCGGCCAAGGACCGGCAGCGCCCCTACCCCCACGCGACCGTCTACGTGGGCAACGACCTGGCCGCTTTCGACGCGGGCGCGAGCCGCTTCGCCGACGCGATAGAGAAGCCCGCCGACGAGGTCTGGGTCACGTACGCGGGGACGCTCGGCGCGAGCTACGACGTGGCCA is from Gordonibacter urolithinfaciens and encodes:
- a CDS encoding universal stress protein, which translates into the protein MKFSNILVPFDKSAHAVHALEIAKGLAEEDPAIQLHVVGIIFLSEMPPSLGLEANPYQSVPPLTVDPDLYKQLVEAALAREKEDMGAAIGNLLDGLPSPVQVLAVNAPSVVDGINDYAHDHGCDLIVMGSRGLGVLRGMLGSVSYGVLRSADVPVLIAKEAEKE
- a CDS encoding glycosyltransferase family 4 protein, whose translation is MDTLTQQKKPAESAARAPKRIAVVTMGVKLGDETRGYTRFRFLSELLAREGFAVDLVTSTFQHWEKAQRDCSKPCYQGLPYRIVFIEEPGYTKNLDLGRIRSHRVAAKNLREHFAKNAGAYDLVYAEIPPNDVARVCAEAAEAQGIPFVADINDLWPEAMRMVVDIPVVSDVAFYPFARDAKRVYQLLSGAVGTSDEYAARPAKDRQRPYPHATVYVGNDLAAFDAGASRFADAIEKPADEVWVTYAGTLGASYDVATLVRAAALLEQERLARTGAPAGPTGQAIPPVRVKVLGDGPDREKLQALAAELDAPADFLGYQDYEHMAAYLCASDIVVNSLVKSAAQSIVTKIGDYLASGKPMVNTGSSPEFRSKVSADGFGVNVEAEDPRALADEIAKLAGHASLRKIMGAKGRAVAEREFDQPRSYRAIVDLLRTLL